CACATAAAAGAGCGCACCCAAGCCCGCAATGCCTTTGGCGACACCTATCATGTCACCACACATAGGCATCATCTCCGTGTAAAGCGAACGGAGGACTTGGTGCAGGTTGTCAAATTCCGCTCCCATGATTACCAATACCTTTCGTTGTCCGTTCCATAGAGCGAAAGCACCCGGTCGGTGTCCTGCTGCTTCTTGGCTCTGAGATAGCTCACGGAGATGTTCTTGTTCGTGTAGTAACGCACAAGGTTGCGGTAGTCCCTGATTTCCTTGTAGCAGCGATCCACCACGTCCATACGCTCCTTGTCGGTCATCTTCAGCGTGGTGATGTTCACTACCTGCTTGAGTTCCTTGAGCAGGTTGTTGCTTTCTCCGAGCAGTTTGGTGTAGCCGTTGGCAATGGCGACCAGCTCTTCCGGTCGGAAGTTCGGGTCGGAGAGCATCTTCTTGTAGTTCTTCACATAGATATCGGAGATTTCTCCGACCATCAAAATCGTCTCCTTTACCCGTTGGGCGTCCCGCACGAGGTTGTTCACCTTTTTCAGGGCATCGTAGTATTTCTTGCTCTCATTGTAGAGCTTCTCGACCTCCTTGAAGTTGTCAAGCGTGTTCTTGACCGTCTTGGAGGTCTGCACGATTTCCTTGGTCGTGTTGATGATACTCTGTGCAAGGTTGGTGGGGTCTGTGACCACCCACTGGGCGTGTGCGCTGCCTGCCAAGAGGCAACCGCACGCCATAAGCATTAAAATTTTCTTTCTCATTTTTCAAATTGATTTTAGCGTAGATACAATGTCGTTCGAGCCACTCGGAAAAATCAGTCGAGTAAATCTGAAAATCAGTCGACTGTTTTCTTGAAATATGACGTCATATTTTTCGGACTTGTTGTATTACGCGGTTAAACATTCATTGATTGCTCTTCTTCGGCGAGCTGCCTGACGGCAAGCTCCATATTCCCGCCGAGTTGCTCGGCACGGGCAAGTACGCGCATCTTCTCGGTCTCCTCCGTCGTGTAGGTGAGGTATTCGGCTTTCGACACTTCGGTGGCATAGACGGCAGACTGCACACCTCCCAGTCCGATCCACACCTCCTTGTACGACCGTGTGGCATCGTTGCTCTGGTTGATGGAGAGTATCTGCCCCCGCTCCTTGTCCGTCAGTCCCAAGAGTGCCTGAATCTGGTCGAACTTGTTCATGTACTTGCGCTGGTCAAGCAGTATCTTGCAGTCGGAGTTGTTGATGATGGACTCCTTGACAATGTCTGAGGAGATGATGTCATCCACCTCCTGCGTCACCACGACCGCCTCACCGAAGAATTTTCTTACCGTCTTGTAGAGATACTTGATATATCCCGCCATATTCGCGGACGCAATCGCTTTCCAAGCCTCCTCAATAAGGATGACTTTCCGTATTCCCTTCAGACGTCGCATCTTGTTGATGAAGAGTTCCATAATGATGATGGTGGTAATGGGGAAAAGGATGGGATGATCCTTTATGGAATCGATTTCGAAGACGATAAAGCGGGCGTTCAACAGGTCGAGCTGCTTGTCCGAGTTCAGCAGGTAGTCGTATTCGCCACCTTTGTAGTACGGCTCCAGCACGTTGAGAAAATTGGCCAAGTCAAAATCCTTTTCCCTGACCTTTTTCTCACGGAGCAATGCCGAGTAGTCGGTGGTGAGATACTCGTAAAAGCTGTTGAACGAAGGAACGATA
This genomic stretch from Porphyromonas gingivalis ATCC 33277 harbors:
- a CDS encoding DUF4141 domain-containing protein, whose translation is MRKKILMLMACGCLLAGSAHAQWVVTDPTNLAQSIINTTKEIVQTSKTVKNTLDNFKEVEKLYNESKKYYDALKKVNNLVRDAQRVKETILMVGEISDIYVKNYKKMLSDPNFRPEELVAIANGYTKLLGESNNLLKELKQVVNITTLKMTDKERMDVVDRCYKEIRDYRNLVRYYTNKNISVSYLRAKKQQDTDRVLSLYGTDNERYW